The region AGCCCGGGTTACTACAATCGCGTCAACAACACGACGGTCGTCAACAATTACAACCGCAACGTGACGAATGTGAATGTGACCAACATTCACAACACGTACATCAACTATCGCGCGCCCGGTGGAGTGACCGCGGTGCCGGCGACGGCCTTCGTGCATGGTCAATCGGTCGGCCGCTTCGCGCAGAAGGTCGATCCGCAACAGTGGCGCAACGCGCAGATCAATCCGGGCGGTCCGGGAATCGCGCCGGTGAAGGAAAGCTTCGGACCGGGCTTGCGTAACGCGAACTACCGTCCGCCGGCCGGCGTGATGGCGCGTCCGGTCGTCGCCACGCGCAGTCCGGCTGTGCCGGCCGCCTACCACGACACGCTCGCGCAAAACTTTGCGCACAGCGGCGGACGGGTACCGGGCGCGGGCGAGCCGATCGTGCGAACCTCGGTGCCGGCTCATATGGCGGGCGGACCGGGGGCCATGCCGGTGCAGAACGTGCGGGTCGTACAGTCGCATATGGCCGGGCGCACACCGGGCGCCGCGCCGGGTGCACCGGGTGCGCCTAACGGCATGCAGCAGGCCGGTCAGCGGCCGGGAGAAGCGCCGGGCAACGCTCAACCGCAGCGTGGCGGCGAACCGCAAGCCCGGCCGGGCATGCCACCGCAAATGGCCAATCTGCACCAGCAACCCGGTGAGGCAGGTCGTCCGTCCAATGGCGTGCCCCGTCCGCCGCAAGCGAATGGCGCCAACCCGAATGCTTACGCGCAGCAGCACGGCGCGCCGGTGCAAGCGGGGCCGCAACCGGGCGTGGAAGGACGGCACGAGCCTGCATGGACGCAGCCGCACACGCCGATGGCCCAACAGGCGCAGCAACATGGCGCCCCGCAGGAACAGGCACGCCAGCCGGAGGCCCGTCCTGAGCCGCAGCAGCAGGCTCAGCGTCAGCCGGAAGCGCAGCCGCAGCGCGCGCCTGAAGTACACGCCCAGCCGCAGGAGCCCCGGCCGCAACCGACGCAGCAAGCTCAGCAGCAACCGCGTGAAGAATATCGTCCGCAGCCGCAACAGGCACAGCAGCCGCGTCCTGAGCCGCTTCCGCAACAGGGGCAGCAGCCGCGTCCTGAGCCGATTCCGCAACAGGTGCAGCAGCCGCGTCCTGAGCCCCGTCCGCAGCAGGTGCAGCAGCCACGCCCCGAGCCCCGTCCGCAGCAGGTGCAGCAGCCACGCCCCGAGCCCCGTCCGCAGCAGGTGCAGCAGCCACGCCCCGAGCCCCGTCCGCAGCAGGCCCAGCAGCCGCGTCCCCAACCGCAACCGCAGCACGTCGAACAGCATTCGTCCGGCGGCAACCGTGACGAGCGCCACAAAGGCTAAGGATTAGGCGCGCAGCTTGGTGCGCTTGCTACTTGACGGCTGGAAGGCTGGAAGGCTGGAAGGCTGGAAGGCTGGAAGGCTGGAAGGCTGGAAGGCTGGAAGGCTGGAAGGCTGGAAGGCTGGAAGGCTGGAAGGCTGGAAGGCTGGAAGGCTGGAAGGCTGGAAGGCTGGAAGGCTGGAAGAATAAACCCCCGCGATTCGCATCGCGGGGGTTTATTCTTTGAGCAGGCTGCGAACGGACTCCCAGACCGTGCTCAGACCGCCATTGGCGCCGTGAGCGGCTCGTGATGCCGGTAGCCGACCAGCGAGAAGTCCGATGGCTCGATTTTCTCAAGCCATTCCGGCTCATACACGCCCGTTTTCGCGTAGTCCGGCACACGGTCCGAGATCGCGAAGGCGGGGCTTTCGTACGGCTCGCGCGTGAGTTGTTGCTGCAGCATGTCGAGCTGGTTCTCGTAGATGTGCGCGTCGCCGATAAAGTAGGTGAACCAGCGCGGCGTATAACCCGTCAGGCGGCCGACCAGATGCAGCAAAGCCGCGCCTTCGGTCAGATTGAACGGCGTGCCGAGGCCGACATCGTTGCTGCGAATGTACAGACACAGCGAAATTTCACGACGCGCGACATTCGGCAGGAACTGATAAAGCAGGTGGCAAGCCGGCAGCGCGATCTGGTCCAGCACGGCGGGATTCCAGGCATGAAACAGGATTCGCCGGTCGGCGGGGTTCTGCATGATCGTGTCGAGACACTGCCGCAGCTGATCGATCGCTTTGTACAGCAACACTTTGCGGTTGCCGTCTTCCTCGAATTCCGTCACCACCTGAAAGCCACGAAGCGTGGCGTCGGCCAATTGCGCGCTGGCGCCTGCGTCCAGCACTTTGTAGGCCGGCCACTGGCGCCATTGCACGCCGTAAACGTCGCCGAGGTCGTCCGGACCTTGACGATACGGATTGGCAAGCCATTGCGGATTCTGGTTGGCGTTCGCGTCCCACACCTTACAGCCCAGATCGCGAAAATCCGCGGCGCTGCGCGAGGCGCGCAGAAACCCGACCAGTTCGCCCACCGCCGACTTGAACGCCAGCTTTTTCGTGGTGACGGCGGGAAAGCCCTGCTGGAGGTCGAAGCGCAACATGGCGCCCGGCATGCTGATGGTGCGGATGCCGGTGCGGTTCTCCTGCCACGTGCCGGTGTCGAGGATCGTGCGGACGAGGTCAAGGTATTGTTTCATGCGGGTCCCTTCGACGAAGCGCGCCCTTGGGTCAGGATATGCGCCACGGAGATTGAGCGGAAGAAAACCCGATTTTAACAAGCCCAGCCGGACGGCGCCCGGTCGGGACGCGCGGCGGAGAAAATATCGGCGGGAAAGCCCGTCAGAGGTGCGGCACCGAGACCGGCAACTCGCCGTGCGGCGTGGCAAGCGGTTCGCCTTCCATATGGCGCATGCCATGCGAGCACAGCAGCCGGTACAGCGTCACGCGCGAAATGCCGAGTTCCTGCGCGGCATCGCCGAGACGGCCGCGATGACGCAGAAGCGCGAGTTCGATTGCCTGACGTTCGGCCGCTTCGCGCGCCTGCGCGAGCGACACCGGCACGATCTCCACGTATTCGGCCAACTCGAGATCGCGCGCCGAGATCGCGCGCCCTTCCGACATCACGATGGCGCGCCGCACGCGATTGATCAACTCGCGCACGTTGCCCGGCCAGCCGTAGTTATGCAGCGCCGCGATGGCGTCGGGCGCGAAGCCGCGCAAACGGCGGCTAGCATCTTTCTTGAAACGTTCCAGCATGTGCCGCGCAAGCAGTTCGATATCCTTACCACGCGCACGCAACGGCGGCTCGTCGATTTGCAGCACACACAGGCGGTGATACAGGTCGGAGCGGAACCGTCCTTCGATCATCGCGGCTGTCATATCCACGTGCGTCGCCGAGATGATGCGCACGTCGACGTCGATCGAACCGTGGCCGCCCAGCCGCTCCACTTTACGTTCCTGCAGGAAGCGCAAGAGGCTCGCCTGGCTTTCGAGCGGCAGATCGCCGATTTCGTCGAGAAACAGCGTGCCGCCGTTGGCCGCTTCCACGCGGCCGATCTTGCGTTGATTGGCGCCGGTGAACGCGCCGCGCTCATAGCCAAATAGTTCGGATTGCAATAGATGCGGCGGAATCGCGCCGCAGTTGATCGGCACAAAAGGCGCATTGCGGCGCGCCGAGCGTTCGTGGATCGCGACCGCGGTCAACTCCTTGCCGGTGCCCGATTCGCCCGAAATAAACACCGGCGCGTCGGTCATCGCCACTTTACGGATCGAACGGAACAGCGCAAGCATTGCGTCGCACGAACCGACCATTTCGCCTTCAGCACCTTGCGACCCATCGTTCGACGCCGGCTCGCCGAGCGAGATCATCCCGTATGCGTGACCGACCGAATCGACGATCCTGTCGCCCGAGTAAGGCACCGTTACGTAGTCGAAACAATAGTCCCGCACGAGCCGGCGCAAGGCCGCGTCCTGCAATTGTCCGTGCGTGGTGGCCGCAACCCAGCCGACGTTCGGGATGGTCAGACAGGACTCGAAGGCGGCGATTTCGTGTGGCTGAAATTCGCTAGACAGATCGAGCAAGCCGCCCGCCGCCATTCCGGCGCGAACAGCACGGCGCACGTCGCGCGCCGACCCCACGACTTCGACATGCCAGCCGCGCTGATGAAAGCGTGTATTCAGTTCCGCGCTTGGATCGCGTGAAACGTAAATCAGTTGCCGCGTTGCGGGTTCCATTATTCAGATCCTCTCGTCAACGAACGTTAAGGATGACGCACGCACCTAAACCGAAGTTCAGACACGCTGACTCGTTCGGGATTCGCGAAATAGCAAAAACCGAACGGCCATTCCATTCCGTGCGGACAGCTGATCCCCAAGAAAGCGGCGTGTGTGTTTGAGACGGCCCGTTAGCGGGCTTTTTTAAATCTGAAGCTGTTTTCGAGAGCTTACTATACGCGCGCCACTTGGAAAACAATTATGCGAATTTAATCGAATGCTCCTTGCCCAGAAAGGCCAGGCGGGCGATCACTATTTATTCAGCTTACGAATAAAAGCATTGTGGAAGCGCTTTACTGGCGCTCACCGCAAGCTGGTTCATAACATCAGATTTAACGAATTACAGGTATTTTCTGCCTGCCGTTTCAGCGCTGAAACGTTTTTACCCGATTTTTCAGTGGTTACTCCGAGGTATGCAGGTCACATCCAGGCGCATCACTGGATTGCGACTCATGGCACACGTTTCGCTAAAAGCCGTGCATCAAGGAGACACATCATGCGACTCGTTTTCCGCATCGACCTGAGCTGCATTGCACCTTGCGCCGCACTGTGCGCCGCCTCGGTGGCCTTGCTCGTGCTGCCGGTTGGCGCCAATGCGCAGGAATTCGCACTGCCTCAATCCGCCACGATGACCGAAACCGCCGATGCCGGTTCCGCCACCCTCTCGAACACGACGGTCGCAGCGGTGGCCTCGCCGAACACGCCGGCCACGCCGGCCACCGATACGACGAACGCCGCGGCGGTGAACAACCCAGCGACCAGCACGGACACCAGCGCCGCGTCCCGCAGCGAGCTGACCGACAACGCGCTGAGCATTCCCGCCGACCCCGCCTCCGTGAACGATTTCGTACTGGACGATCAGGCGTTGTCCCGCCAGCGCGGCGGCTTCAGCGGCATGTTGATGGTCGCTGCAACGCCGCAACTGATGCGCGGCTTTAACAACGGTGGCAACGGCGTGACGCTGTGGGACGAAATCGCCCCGCCGTCGCAATTGCCGGTTCCCGTCGACGTCGCCCGCTCCGCACAGGGCAACGTTACGAGCTACCAGAGAAATTAGCGGAAAGACGCCCGCTCGACGCCATAAGCCGCACCGGCCGATCGTCTGTCTGCAAGGAACCGACATGAACGCCTCAACCCAGATGCCGCATACCCGCAGCCCCCGCGCAGCCCTGCTGTCCGTGCTGTTCGGCGTGCTCGCTGCCGGCTCCGCGGCAAGTGCCGCCGCGCAGCAGTTGACCGTGCCGGGCAACCTCGTCATCGAGCGCGACATCACGCCGCGCGATGCGTTCGTCCCGGTGCCGCAGAGCCAGGACCCGATTGCCGTGCAGATCCAAACCTTCCCGAAGGCGACCTTCGATGGCGCGCTCGGCACGATGGCGAGCGATCTCGACCTGAACAGCACGCACGGCACCACCGGCATCGCCGGCAACGGCTTTATGCCGGCGCCGGGCGGCACAAACGGCATCCAGCACATGCTTGCGGGCAACGGCAATACCGTTCCGGTCGGCGCCGGCGCCAGCTTCGGTGGCGCCGGCGGAATCGGCAGTTCGATCGCCCAGTCGGTCAATGGCGCCCTCGCCCCCTTGGGTGCCGCTCTAGGAGCCATGAAATGACTACCTCACGCGCACCGGCCGGGCGCCTTCCGTCACGCAAGCCATCGCGCTGGTCCCTGCTCGCCTGGGCATTGCTCGGCTGTGCAAGCCTTACGGCGCACGCTCAAACGCCACCCGCGCTGGTCGACGCGCTGTCGGTGATCGGCAACGGGGTAGCCGCCGGCGCGACGGGTGTCGTTGCCATCAACGAGGCAGCGGGTCTCGACAACGCGCAAGCGAACCAGGGCGTGATCACCAACGGACAAGTCCCTCTCAATCTGATCGGAAGCTCGCAGAGCGCGGACACGAACGCCAAGGCGATGGCCGCAAAAAGCACGATCAGCAGTGATGCATTTTCAAACACCTCTGGCCTTATCGAACTGAATCAGTCGGCGGGTGTAGGGAATCTTCAGCGGAACAGCGCCGTAATTGGTTCTGGACCGATTGGAGCGGAGCTCGTAGCGGATGGGGTGCT is a window of Paraburkholderia phytofirmans OLGA172 DNA encoding:
- a CDS encoding DUF6600 domain-containing protein, which gives rise to MRTMATPQHSKRRMTGYTLIAAAAFLFAAQATFAQEAAQAPPDAAYQASQNTDPPGRVARLNYTAGAVTTEPAGATDWSYAQINRPLTTGDQLWNDQNARSELHIGSTAVRLGQSTSLDILNLDDNTAQLKVAQGTLSARVRELAPGSSYEIDTPNLALGLNGPGDYRVDVAPDGSSTTVTVRSGSATVYGDSGQVPVAAGQQIRFAGSNLQQVADNGAPGLDGFDQWATSRDAAEDRSVSARYVSRDIPGYQDLDANGTWRSSPQYGEVWVPRETPAGWAPYHDGHWVWQAPWGWTWVDDAPWGFAPYHYGRWAYVDDSWAWVPGPVVVSEPPVYAPALVAFVGGGGGGANWGVSLAIGGAVAAGVAWFPLGPGEPWHPRWGDHDHWSPGYYNRVNNTTVVNNYNRNVTNVNVTNIHNTYINYRAPGGVTAVPATAFVHGQSVGRFAQKVDPQQWRNAQINPGGPGIAPVKESFGPGLRNANYRPPAGVMARPVVATRSPAVPAAYHDTLAQNFAHSGGRVPGAGEPIVRTSVPAHMAGGPGAMPVQNVRVVQSHMAGRTPGAAPGAPGAPNGMQQAGQRPGEAPGNAQPQRGGEPQARPGMPPQMANLHQQPGEAGRPSNGVPRPPQANGANPNAYAQQHGAPVQAGPQPGVEGRHEPAWTQPHTPMAQQAQQHGAPQEQARQPEARPEPQQQAQRQPEAQPQRAPEVHAQPQEPRPQPTQQAQQQPREEYRPQPQQAQQPRPEPLPQQGQQPRPEPIPQQVQQPRPEPRPQQVQQPRPEPRPQQVQQPRPEPRPQQVQQPRPEPRPQQAQQPRPQPQPQHVEQHSSGGNRDERHKG
- a CDS encoding thymidylate synthase, with the translated sequence MKQYLDLVRTILDTGTWQENRTGIRTISMPGAMLRFDLQQGFPAVTTKKLAFKSAVGELVGFLRASRSAADFRDLGCKVWDANANQNPQWLANPYRQGPDDLGDVYGVQWRQWPAYKVLDAGASAQLADATLRGFQVVTEFEEDGNRKVLLYKAIDQLRQCLDTIMQNPADRRILFHAWNPAVLDQIALPACHLLYQFLPNVARREISLCLYIRSNDVGLGTPFNLTEGAALLHLVGRLTGYTPRWFTYFIGDAHIYENQLDMLQQQLTREPYESPAFAISDRVPDYAKTGVYEPEWLEKIEPSDFSLVGYRHHEPLTAPMAV
- a CDS encoding sigma-54 dependent transcriptional regulator codes for the protein MEPATRQLIYVSRDPSAELNTRFHQRGWHVEVVGSARDVRRAVRAGMAAGGLLDLSSEFQPHEIAAFESCLTIPNVGWVAATTHGQLQDAALRRLVRDYCFDYVTVPYSGDRIVDSVGHAYGMISLGEPASNDGSQGAEGEMVGSCDAMLALFRSIRKVAMTDAPVFISGESGTGKELTAVAIHERSARRNAPFVPINCGAIPPHLLQSELFGYERGAFTGANQRKIGRVEAANGGTLFLDEIGDLPLESQASLLRFLQERKVERLGGHGSIDVDVRIISATHVDMTAAMIEGRFRSDLYHRLCVLQIDEPPLRARGKDIELLARHMLERFKKDASRRLRGFAPDAIAALHNYGWPGNVRELINRVRRAIVMSEGRAISARDLELAEYVEIVPVSLAQAREAAERQAIELALLRHRGRLGDAAQELGISRVTLYRLLCSHGMRHMEGEPLATPHGELPVSVPHL